Part of the Thermoleophilaceae bacterium genome, CGCGCGGTCTGCGGCTGAGGAGCTGTGGTCAGGACAGCTCGGCGAGCCCCTGCACGACCCATGCCTTCAGCGGCTCAGCTTGGGTGAACGGAGCGCCATCGGCCTCCGCCCGCGCGAGCACCTGGTCGGCCGAGGCGCCTGACCGCAGACCCGAATAGAGATAGACAAGGGCCGAAGAGCGTGGGCCTGTGCGGCAGGTGACGAGTGTCGGCCGGGGCAACGTGTCGAGAGCTGCGACCCCACGCCGCGCGATATCCATGTCGAACGGCCGGGGCGGATCTGCGATGAGGTTCGCTGACTCGGGCACAGCCGACTGGACGTCGGCGTAGGACATCCCGCCCTCCATCGCTGCGAACTCCTCGCCGCACAGATACAGCCAGGATGCAGCGCCGGCATCCCTGGCGAATGCCGATGGATCGGCAATCAGGCCTCGGTTGTGCCTTAGATCCGTCGGGCTCTGAAACTCAGACAAGCCCAGCCCTTCTTCTTGACGGGTCACCAGTCTAACCGCGGGCAGCCCGCACCCAGAACATTTCGATCCTGCGAGCCAGCAGTCTGGACGCGTCCCGATCTAATCGGGGCGGGGCGGACTCGAAGCGCCGACCTCGCGCTTCAAAATGGGCGCAGAGCCGCGCTTTGCATGGAATGCGGCGCCTCGTCACGCGATACTGCGCGGGCGATGTCGCGCGAGAACATTGAGATCGCTCGTCGTGCCTTCGAGGCGTTGAATCGCGGCGACCTCGCCGGGGCGCTCAAGGATTCGGCAGCCGATTTCGTCTTCGACTTCTCGCGGTCGCTCAGCCCCGAACGAGGCCTCTACGGGCGCGAGGACATTCCGCGCTTCAGGGACGTGTTCGTCGGACACTGGGAATCCGTGCGCTACGAGCTGGAGGAATCAATTGGGGCGGATGATCAGGTCATCACGGCTTTCACGATGTATATGCGAGGTCGCGACGGGATCGAAGTTCAAACGAGAAACGCCTGGCTTTGGTCGTTTCGGCATGGACAAATTGGGCGGATCACCTTCTTCCAAGAGCGCCGCGATGCCCTGGAAGCCGCTGGGCTGTCGGAGTAGCGCTTGGACGAACGCGCAAGCAGGAGGTCGTCGTGTCGAAGTGGGAGGGTTGAATGGGATTCGACGATCCTTACTTTCAACCGCCGACGGAGCTGTCTGACGCAGAAGCGCGGGCGTATGAGGAAAAGATCGTTGAGCTCTTGCGTGACGCGCTGCTGCCGAGTGCCGGGCCCGTCTTTTTCGTGGAGGCGGTTGAGCTGCGCGGAAAGCGGCCTGATACGGAGGTCATCATCCGATACCGCGACTCGAGGAAGGCGGGCTTGCTGGGGAGACGTTCCAGGCCCTGGCAGGAGTTCATCGAGTCATGGCAGGGCCACTTGCCCGGTGCAGCGTCCATCGGAAGCGCGATCTATTCCCGCTGGCACGACGGCACGCTTGAGCCTGTCACAGAGGAATGACACGCGGTCACTCCTTGCGCGCACCTGCCACCTCCCCGTTCGCGTCAAAGCCGAAGCCACCTTGATGGGCGGGTCCCTCCATGCCACGGGTTGCTCCTGTCGCTGAGAGCCCTCCCTGTGGGGGCCGTCGACACCACCGAACGCAGCCTGGGCGGCGGGACGGGCGGATCTCGGGCGGCGTCGATCCGCGGCACCGGGCGAGGGAACGACCACCGGCGCGGAGTTGATCGCCTTCGTGTATGCGCGCCGTCTGCCGGCGAATGACCGTTAAGACGCCGCCGCCGCCGCCGCCGGCGATATCGCGCACGCTTTCGGGCGGCTCACATAACCGCCAGATGCGCGGGCTGATCGCCTCGAGGCGACCGCTCGCCCGGAGAGATCCTGGCCAGGCTGGTTGGAGCCCACCGAGCCGGTCACACGCGCGGTCGGACAGCTCGCCGGCGCTGAGCTCGTCATTGCGTGAGGTGGGCGGCTCCTGGCTAATCGC contains:
- a CDS encoding nuclear transport factor 2 family protein; amino-acid sequence: MSRENIEIARRAFEALNRGDLAGALKDSAADFVFDFSRSLSPERGLYGREDIPRFRDVFVGHWESVRYELEESIGADDQVITAFTMYMRGRDGIEVQTRNAWLWSFRHGQIGRITFFQERRDALEAAGLSE